In Pseudomonas grandcourensis, the DNA window ACCCACCTGCTTGAGCAGGCGCTGCAGGGTTTCGACCTCGATCAACGGCACATCACCGTAGAGCACCAGCACAGTGTCGGACTGAATGAACGGCACTGCCTGAGCAACGGCGTGACCGGTACCCAGCTGTTTATCCTGCAGGACGAAATTCAGGTCATCCGCTGCCAGGCGCTCGCGCACGGCATCTGCACCGTGACCGATCACGACGTGGATGCGCTGTGGATCAAGTTGCCGGGCGCTGTGGATAACATGGCCAAGCATTGAGTTGCCGGCAATCGGGTGCAAGACTTTCGGCAAAGCGGAACGCATGCGCGTGCCTTGGCCAGCAGCAAGAATAACGATTTCAAGAGACATGACTGGCTACCAATCCTGGGTGGTCAGCGGCTGCGACCAGGTTGTAAAAGTCGGAAAAGAAAAAAGGGTAGCCGAGGCTACCCTTTTTAATCAATCACACAACAAGTGCTGCCTTAGTGGCCGAACTTCTTGCGGATCTGCTGGACGGTGCGCAGCTGAGCTGCAGCCTCGGCCAGACGTGCGGCAGCAGAACCGTAATCGAATTCCGCGCCTCGCTCATGCAAGGCTTTCTCGGCAGCCTTAACGGCTTCCAAAGCTGCGGCTTCGTCCAGGTCGGCAGCACGTTGCACGGTGTCGGCAAGAACCTTGACCATGTTCGGCTGCACTTCGAGGAAACCACCGGAGATGTAATACACCTCCTCTTCCCCGCCCTGCTTGACCAGGCGGATCGGACCTGGCTTCAGATTAGTGATCAGCGGCGCGTGACCCAGAGCGATACCAAGATCACCCAGTGCACCGTGCGCAATCACCATCTCGACCAGACCGGAAAAGATTTCTCCTTCCGCGCTGACGATATCGCAATGGACTGTCATAGCCATCTGATTGCCTCAACCTAAATTAGCGCCCGTTGCCGGGCGCCGGGATTACAGTTTCTTGGCTTTCTCGATCGCTTCTTCGATGCCGCCAACCATGTAGAACGCTTGTTCTGGCAGGTGGTCGTAGTCACCGTTGAGGATGCCTTTGAAGCCAGCAATGGTGTCTTTCAGGGAAACGTATTTACCCGATGCACCGGTGAAGACTTCAGCCACGAAGAACGGCTGCGACAAGAAGCGCTGGATCTTACGAGCACGGTTTACCAACTGCTTGTCAGCTTCCGACAGCTCGTCCATACCCAGGATCGCAATGATGTCCTTCAGTTCTTTGTAACGCTGCAGAACGTACTGAACGCCGCGAGCGGTGTCGTAGTGGTCCTGGCCGATTACGTTCGGGTCCAGCTGGCGCGAAGTCGAGTCGAGTGGATCGACCGCTGGGTAGATACCCAGGGAAGCGATGTCACGGGACAGAACGACGGTAGCGTCCAAGTGGGCGAAGGTGGTCGCTGGCGACGGGTCGGTCAAGTCATCCGCAGGTACGTATACCGCTTGGATCGAAGTGATCGAACCTTCCTTGGTCGAAGTGATACGTTCTTGCAGAACGCCCATCTCTTCAGCCAGGGTCGGCTGGTAACCTACTGCGGAAGGCATACGGCCCAGCAGTGCGGATACTTCAGTACCGGCCAAGGTGTAACGATAGATGTTGTCGACGAACAGCAGAACGTCGTTACCTTCGTCACGGAACTTTTCGGCCATGGTCAGGCCAGTCAGTGCTACGCGCAGACGGTTACCCGGCGGCTCGTTCATCTGACCGTAAACCAGTGCCACTTTGTCCAGAACGTTGGAATCCTTCATCTCGTGGTAGAAGTCGTTACCCTCACGAGTACGCTCACCCACACCGGCGAACACGGAATAACCGCTGTGCTCGATGGCGATGTTACGGATCAGTTCCATCATGTTTACGGTTTTGCCTACACCGGCACCACCGAAC includes these proteins:
- a CDS encoding F0F1 ATP synthase subunit epsilon, which produces MAMTVHCDIVSAEGEIFSGLVEMVIAHGALGDLGIALGHAPLITNLKPGPIRLVKQGGEEEVYYISGGFLEVQPNMVKVLADTVQRAADLDEAAALEAVKAAEKALHERGAEFDYGSAAARLAEAAAQLRTVQQIRKKFGH
- the atpD gene encoding F0F1 ATP synthase subunit beta, translating into MSSGRIVQIIGAVIDVEFPRDSVPSIYNALTVQSAAGTTLEVQQQLGDGVVRTIAMGSTEGLKRGLDVIDSGAAISVPVGKATLGRIMDVLGNPIDEAGPIDTDERWGIHRPAPSFAEQAGGNDLLETGIKVIDLVCPFAKGGKVGLFGGAGVGKTVNMMELIRNIAIEHSGYSVFAGVGERTREGNDFYHEMKDSNVLDKVALVYGQMNEPPGNRLRVALTGLTMAEKFRDEGNDVLLFVDNIYRYTLAGTEVSALLGRMPSAVGYQPTLAEEMGVLQERITSTKEGSITSIQAVYVPADDLTDPSPATTFAHLDATVVLSRDIASLGIYPAVDPLDSTSRQLDPNVIGQDHYDTARGVQYVLQRYKELKDIIAILGMDELSEADKQLVNRARKIQRFLSQPFFVAEVFTGASGKYVSLKDTIAGFKGILNGDYDHLPEQAFYMVGGIEEAIEKAKKL